GGGCTGGCCATTGTTCTTCCAAATAAAAATCTGGTCTAAAACCGTCTATTGAAATTAGAACTACATGGTCACTGTAAAGTGTTTCTTGTGATTGTACAGCTAAAGAAATCAGTAGTACAATGGTTAAAGTAAAGATTTTTTTCATTTTTAGGTTGCCTCTTGTATAAAAGAAAGGACCTAACACTATGGTCAAGTCCTTTCAGGTTGCTAATTAAACACTTAATTGAACGTATATCGTACTCCTAATTGTAGGCGCCAAGGTGTGCCGTTGATTGGTTCTGTTCCAGCTCCCGTTTGAACACCGTAGTTATAGGAGTTTGTGGTCGTATCAAAACCATTGATACGCATAAAATCCCGTCTTCTACCAAAGTTATTGGTACGCCCCCATTCTTTGTTCAACAAATTTGCAAAGTTGAATGCGTCTGCCGTTAGTTCTAATCCGTGCTTGTTATTGTTAAAACTGAACCGTTTTTGTAACCGGAGGTCTATAATGGCCCTAAACGGATTTTTACCGCCGTTACGTTCTGCAAAACTTCCAAAACTTTCGCGCAGATATTCTTTAAAACCTTCTGGGGTCTCAGGGTCGTTAAGTACTTCATTATAACCATCTATAATGGCCTGTGGGGTATTTGGGTCATTGGGGTCAAAAATATAGGCAATATCATTTCTTAAATTAAAATCTCCGTTTGCACTGGTATTGTCATCAACATGCAATGAGTAACGTGTACCACCTGTTCCAATAATCGTTGCACCAAAATTGAACCCTTTCCATGTTGGGGTAGCTCCGTTGAGTACCACTTTGGTATCAAAATGGCTATCGGCGAATCCATAATTTAAATCCCTTGGATCGCCTTCAACGGGTATGAATGTTGAAGTATTGGCAACACAACAGTTATATGAAGAATTGTCTTTTGTCCTATTCCATGTAAAGCTTCCGTTCACATAACCGTCCTCTCCAATACGGGCAGATCCCTCAACAATTAGCGAGACATTGTCCAGAACACCATCTGATGTCAATACCAAGGTCCTTCCGACCCGATCCGAAATTCTGGAATTTGTCCAATCCACCAATCCATTTTCAGTAATGGTATTGGCAGGTACGAATACTTCACGTCCTTGCGGTGTCGTAAAAAAAGGCTCGGTGACTAGATTGGCTTCCTGATACACATAATTATTGGTAGTGTGACTAAAAATTGCATTTACTCCCAAGGAATAACGATCTCCAAACAATTTTGTATAACTTATGTTTCCTTTATAGATGGTAGGTACTTCAAAATCTGGACTAACTGCATTTATGGTCGAAAAAGGAGTAACGCCAGCTGGAACTCCTGGAACGGTACTTGGGTCGTTGCGATATCCGGGAAAATTTGGTGTAGGCACTGCATCACCAGTAACATCTATGGCACCGAGCAAAGTACCACTGTTCTGAATATTATTTACTTGCGCATAGTAATGTGGTTGGGCACTAAAGGCGCCACCACCTATTTTTACAATATCCGTATTCTTTCCTTTAACGTTCCATGTTAGTTGGAATCGTGGTTGGATATTGTCAAAATCCTCAATTTTTTCATCTGTTCTAATGCCTAATTCTTCAAATACTACGGGATTAAATTCTGCCTCATCCATAAATAGGGTAGCATCCCAACGCAGACCCGCCATTAGATTTAGATTGGGCGCAAGGTCAAATTCCACTTGTCCAAATAAAGATAGATCAAGAACGGTCTGCTCTACAAGGGGTAAACCTTGAAGTGGTACCTCGCGTGCATATCTAGAAGGGTTCTGGTTTTCAAAATCGTCCAAAGAATCAAAAAAGAACCGACCATTTTGCTCGTTGGACAATAGGGTCTCTAGATAGGTGATTAAGTTATCCGTACCAAAAGTGAAATTATATTTGCCAGAATTGATATAAGTTGTATTGGCAATCTGTAGTTGTCGCTCCAGATTGGTTTCCGGGGTAAATCGCTGTCCGCCCAATTGCACACTTCGATTTCTACTATTACCATTTGGCAATTCTGAAGAAACTTCTACAATGGCCCTGGGAATATTGGATGACGGTAGTTCAGAATTGGTATTAAATGAACGCTCAGCATGTTGGTACTGTAACTTGAATTCATTGGTTACAGTTGGAGAAAATATAGAGCGCAGCGATAAAAGGGTGCTATTCTCTTGGGATTCAAAATCTGAAAAGGATTCCAATACTTCAATATTGGAGTTGTCGCTAGTGCGAAGTGGCTGATCCCATTTATTGTAAAGGTTTCTAAATGTAAGTCTGTGCTTATCGTTTATTTGCCAATCCAATCGAACAAATAGGTTATTGGCTTCGGTTTCACGGTCAAAT
The nucleotide sequence above comes from Flagellimonas sp. HMM57. Encoded proteins:
- a CDS encoding TonB-dependent receptor, whose protein sequence is MKTYLFHKLKKLRKTQKLLSLLFIWLSCSISFGQATNASIRGSVSDINGEPLMGATVIVKNNSTGFTSGTVTNENGSFRVQQLPLGGPYTVTAQYLGYSDMVKEGFNLNLSDALVLNFTMQEASTALDEVVVTTNSITKRIEQLGASTKIGAGQIKNLPLEGRNFTGLTSLSPLQGGGSINLAGQRRTSTNVTIDGVNARNQLTAGEIGRGPYTISQEAIREFEVATNDYAVLQGRQGGGAINAVTKSGTNTLSGSAFFYHRADALQSQFNIRGEDRDANFFTSQYGFSLSGPIIKDKLHFFMVYERQDEGDPVSIADIQSDNDQNLLGISQENLDRFLQIGRDVYGLSNSQQTGQFDRETEANNLFVRLDWQINDKHRLTFRNLYNKWDQPLRTSDNSNIEVLESFSDFESQENSTLLSLRSIFSPTVTNEFKLQYQHAERSFNTNSELPSSNIPRAIVEVSSELPNGNSRNRSVQLGGQRFTPETNLERQLQIANTTYINSGKYNFTFGTDNLITYLETLLSNEQNGRFFFDSLDDFENQNPSRYAREVPLQGLPLVEQTVLDLSLFGQVEFDLAPNLNLMAGLRWDATLFMDEAEFNPVVFEELGIRTDEKIEDFDNIQPRFQLTWNVKGKNTDIVKIGGGAFSAQPHYYAQVNNIQNSGTLLGAIDVTGDAVPTPNFPGYRNDPSTVPGVPAGVTPFSTINAVSPDFEVPTIYKGNISYTKLFGDRYSLGVNAIFSHTTNNYVYQEANLVTEPFFTTPQGREVFVPANTITENGLVDWTNSRISDRVGRTLVLTSDGVLDNVSLIVEGSARIGEDGYVNGSFTWNRTKDNSSYNCCVANTSTFIPVEGDPRDLNYGFADSHFDTKVVLNGATPTWKGFNFGATIIGTGGTRYSLHVDDNTSANGDFNLRNDIAYIFDPNDPNTPQAIIDGYNEVLNDPETPEGFKEYLRESFGSFAERNGGKNPFRAIIDLRLQKRFSFNNNKHGLELTADAFNFANLLNKEWGRTNNFGRRRDFMRINGFDTTTNSYNYGVQTGAGTEPINGTPWRLQLGVRYTFN